A part of Gouania willdenowi chromosome 2, fGouWil2.1, whole genome shotgun sequence genomic DNA contains:
- the ddrgk1 gene encoding DDRGK domain-containing protein 1 isoform X1 — protein MDIALYLIAAAILIVLIVFAVKVRKKTEEADVAQQREVVRAAGLPQRAAEDRGAGMPRRRRNLATAMANRRQQRDVVEQEEEQQEEEEAEDEEEQQNIQPMAKVGAKKQKKLEEKQAKKAQREAEMEEREERKRMQELREQERQQMEEKERQLEQKQEEDEKRAKEEQERREEEEYLKLKASFVIEDQGEEEQLSEDQSRNLLQEFIQHIQNSKVVLLEDLASHFGMRTQDAITRVQELLAEGSLTGVIDDRGKFISITPEELESVAQFIRRRGRVSISELVQASNSLINLTPESSSAA, from the exons ATGGACATTGCGTTGTATCTGATAGCTGCTGCTATCCTCATCGTCCTCATCGTGTTTGCGGTGAAAGTACGGAAGAAAACGGAGGAAG CTGATGTGGCCCAGCAGAGAGAAGTGGTGCGGGCGGCGGGGCTTCCTCAGCGGGCTGCGGAGGATCGAGGCGCCGGAATGCCGCGTCGGAGGAGAAACCTGGCAACCGCAATGGCCAACAGGCGCCAACAGAGGGACGTTGTAGAACAGG AGGAAGAGCagcaggaggaagaagaggcggaggatgaggaggagcagCAGAACATTCAGCCAATGGCTAAAGTTGGAGCCAAGAAGCAGAagaagctggaggagaagcAGGCCAAGAAAGCCCAGCGAGAG GCCGAGATGGAGGAGAgggaggagaggaagaggatgcAGGAGCTCCGCGAGCAGGAACGACAGCAGATGGAAGAGAAGGAGCGGCAGCTGGAGCAGAAACAG GAGGAAGACGAAAAGCGAGCCAAAGAAGAGCAGGAAAGACGTGAGGAGGAGGAGTATTTAAAACTGAAAGCATCCTTCGTCATCGAGGACCAGGGGGAGGAAGAGCAGCTGTCAGAAGACCAG TCTCGTAACCTGCTGCAGGAGTTCATCCAGCACATCCAG AACTCCAAGGTGGTTCTACTGGAGGATCTGGCCTCTCACTTTGGGATGAGGACCCAGGACGCCATTACCAGAGTGCAGGAACTGCTGGCTGAGGGGTCCCTCACAG GCGTGATCGACGACAGGGGGAAGTTCATCTCCATCACTCCAGAAGAACTGGAATCAGTGGCTCAGTTCATCAGACGCAGAGGCCGGGTGTCCATCAGTGAACTGGTTCAGGCCAGCAACTCACTCATCAACCTCACACCAGAGAGCAGCAGCGCCGCCTGA
- the ddrgk1 gene encoding DDRGK domain-containing protein 1 isoform X2 has protein sequence MPRRRRNLATAMANRRQQRDVVEQEEEQQEEEEAEDEEEQQNIQPMAKVGAKKQKKLEEKQAKKAQREAEMEEREERKRMQELREQERQQMEEKERQLEQKQEEDEKRAKEEQERREEEEYLKLKASFVIEDQGEEEQLSEDQSRNLLQEFIQHIQNSKVVLLEDLASHFGMRTQDAITRVQELLAEGSLTGVIDDRGKFISITPEELESVAQFIRRRGRVSISELVQASNSLINLTPESSSAA, from the exons ATGCCGCGTCGGAGGAGAAACCTGGCAACCGCAATGGCCAACAGGCGCCAACAGAGGGACGTTGTAGAACAGG AGGAAGAGCagcaggaggaagaagaggcggaggatgaggaggagcagCAGAACATTCAGCCAATGGCTAAAGTTGGAGCCAAGAAGCAGAagaagctggaggagaagcAGGCCAAGAAAGCCCAGCGAGAG GCCGAGATGGAGGAGAgggaggagaggaagaggatgcAGGAGCTCCGCGAGCAGGAACGACAGCAGATGGAAGAGAAGGAGCGGCAGCTGGAGCAGAAACAG GAGGAAGACGAAAAGCGAGCCAAAGAAGAGCAGGAAAGACGTGAGGAGGAGGAGTATTTAAAACTGAAAGCATCCTTCGTCATCGAGGACCAGGGGGAGGAAGAGCAGCTGTCAGAAGACCAG TCTCGTAACCTGCTGCAGGAGTTCATCCAGCACATCCAG AACTCCAAGGTGGTTCTACTGGAGGATCTGGCCTCTCACTTTGGGATGAGGACCCAGGACGCCATTACCAGAGTGCAGGAACTGCTGGCTGAGGGGTCCCTCACAG GCGTGATCGACGACAGGGGGAAGTTCATCTCCATCACTCCAGAAGAACTGGAATCAGTGGCTCAGTTCATCAGACGCAGAGGCCGGGTGTCCATCAGTGAACTGGTTCAGGCCAGCAACTCACTCATCAACCTCACACCAGAGAGCAGCAGCGCCGCCTGA